In one Conger conger chromosome 5, fConCon1.1, whole genome shotgun sequence genomic region, the following are encoded:
- the ccr6a gene encoding C-C chemokine receptor type 6a isoform X2 → MPMHTVHSALGGYREEGFLSSWRIWQHHLKPLAAVALPLIIYNEEYNWSMGRWACKLLRGIYSVNLYSGMLLLACISADRYIAIVQARRSFRMRSRVLVYSRVICIAVWVLALGLSIPTFVYYETYRDKHLDFDYKHNFSVISTDVDTSGGQKMCYFWFEEDDMAQIMKVLVPSMQVAVGFFVPLLVMGFCYSSIVVTLLRARNFQRHKAVRVVMAVVVVFIACHLPYNISLLYYTVVLFQLRECAEEDKLAMVLTITETLAYLHSCLNPVLYAFIGVKFRNHFCKILEDLWCIGKRYIYSRRSSRVTSEFYVSRRSTEGSINENASSFTM, encoded by the exons ATGCCGATGCACACAGTACACTCAGCTCTCGGGGGCTACAGAGAAGAAGGTTTCCTCAGCAGCTGGAGAATCTGGCAGCACCACCTTAAACCACTGGCTGCTG TGGCTCTCCCATTGATCATCTACAATGAAGAGTATAACTGGTCCATGGGCAGGTGGGCTTGCAAACTGCTACGTGGCATCTACAGCGTCAACCTTTACAGCGGGATGTTGCTGCTGGCCTGCATCAGCGCCGACCGTTACATTGCTATCGTCCAGGCCCGGAGGTCTTTCAGGATGCGCTCGAGGGTCCTGGTCTACAGCCGGGTCATCTGCATCGCTGTCTGGGTGCTAGCTCTCGGATTGTCCATCCCCACCTTCGTTTACTATGAGACCTACCGTGATAAGCACCTTGACTTTGACTACAAGCACAACTTCTCAGTGATCAGTACTGACGTGGACACCTCAGGTGGCCAGAAAATGTGCTACTTCTGGTTTGAGGAGGACGATATGGCACAGATCATGAAGGTCCTGGTCCCCAGCATGCAAGTGGCTGTGGGCTTCTTTGTCCCCCTGCTGGTCATGGGGTTCTGCTACTCCAGCATTGTCGTCACGCTCCTCCGCGCCCGCAACTTCCAGAGGCACAAGGCGGTGCGCGTTGTCATGGCCGTGGTGGTGGTTTTCATCGCCTGTCATCTGCCTTATAACATCAGCCTCCTGTACTACACAGTGGTCCTGTTTCAGCTGAGGGAGTGTGCTGAGGAGGACAAATTGGCAATGGTCCTGACCATCACAGAGACCCTGGCCTACCTGCACAGCTGCCTCAACCCTGTGCTGTACGCCTTCATCGGGGTCAAGTTCAGGAACCACTTCTGCAAGATCCTGGAAGACCTGTGGTGCATTGGAAAGAGGTACATCTATTCTAGGCGGTCTTCTCGAGTCACGTCCGAATTCTACGTTTCCAGGAGGTCCACAGAAGGTTCCATTAATGAAAATGCTTCCTCTTTTACCATGTGA
- the ccr6a gene encoding C-C chemokine receptor type 6a isoform X1 produces the protein MADYNFTYEDIEELCETENNHKVEQIVRPYVHSAICIAGLLGNILVIITYAFYKRAKSMTDVYLLNVALSDVLFAVALPLIIYNEEYNWSMGRWACKLLRGIYSVNLYSGMLLLACISADRYIAIVQARRSFRMRSRVLVYSRVICIAVWVLALGLSIPTFVYYETYRDKHLDFDYKHNFSVISTDVDTSGGQKMCYFWFEEDDMAQIMKVLVPSMQVAVGFFVPLLVMGFCYSSIVVTLLRARNFQRHKAVRVVMAVVVVFIACHLPYNISLLYYTVVLFQLRECAEEDKLAMVLTITETLAYLHSCLNPVLYAFIGVKFRNHFCKILEDLWCIGKRYIYSRRSSRVTSEFYVSRRSTEGSINENASSFTM, from the coding sequence ATGGCTGATTACAATTTTACATATGAAGACATTGAAGAGCTTTGTGAGACAGAAAATAACCACAAAGTGGAACAGATTGTTAGACCATATGTGCATTCTGCCATTTGCATCGCAGGTCTGCTGGGAAACATCCTGGTAATCATCACATACGCCTTTTACAAGAGGGCTAAGTCCATGACAGATGTATACCTGCTCAATGTGGCCCTCTCCGATGTACTGTTTGCAGTGGCTCTCCCATTGATCATCTACAATGAAGAGTATAACTGGTCCATGGGCAGGTGGGCTTGCAAACTGCTACGTGGCATCTACAGCGTCAACCTTTACAGCGGGATGTTGCTGCTGGCCTGCATCAGCGCCGACCGTTACATTGCTATCGTCCAGGCCCGGAGGTCTTTCAGGATGCGCTCGAGGGTCCTGGTCTACAGCCGGGTCATCTGCATCGCTGTCTGGGTGCTAGCTCTCGGATTGTCCATCCCCACCTTCGTTTACTATGAGACCTACCGTGATAAGCACCTTGACTTTGACTACAAGCACAACTTCTCAGTGATCAGTACTGACGTGGACACCTCAGGTGGCCAGAAAATGTGCTACTTCTGGTTTGAGGAGGACGATATGGCACAGATCATGAAGGTCCTGGTCCCCAGCATGCAAGTGGCTGTGGGCTTCTTTGTCCCCCTGCTGGTCATGGGGTTCTGCTACTCCAGCATTGTCGTCACGCTCCTCCGCGCCCGCAACTTCCAGAGGCACAAGGCGGTGCGCGTTGTCATGGCCGTGGTGGTGGTTTTCATCGCCTGTCATCTGCCTTATAACATCAGCCTCCTGTACTACACAGTGGTCCTGTTTCAGCTGAGGGAGTGTGCTGAGGAGGACAAATTGGCAATGGTCCTGACCATCACAGAGACCCTGGCCTACCTGCACAGCTGCCTCAACCCTGTGCTGTACGCCTTCATCGGGGTCAAGTTCAGGAACCACTTCTGCAAGATCCTGGAAGACCTGTGGTGCATTGGAAAGAGGTACATCTATTCTAGGCGGTCTTCTCGAGTCACGTCCGAATTCTACGTTTCCAGGAGGTCCACAGAAGGTTCCATTAATGAAAATGCTTCCTCTTTTACCATGTGA